A single genomic interval of bacterium harbors:
- a CDS encoding HlyD family efflux transporter periplasmic adaptor subunit, with protein sequence MDRKIEKKTWTPKRIAIIGGGALFVFFIAYQFLFGDNSTKLNVKSDKITIAKVTKGPFQEFIPVTGNVMPIKTIYLDAMEGGRVDKLFVEEGAMLKQGEEILKLTNTNLQMDVMFREAQLFEQINNLRNTRLSYEQTRLRNKSDLINLDYEIQKLKRTYDIQKGLQSQNLTTPQEFETARDEYDYAAKRRDLLLETMRQDSILRAVQMQSLEASIEHMGTNLNTIKENLANLTIRAPIAGQLTSRNAELGESKRSGDRLGQIDVLDGFKVRAGIDEHYIARIQIGQTGEFDLAGKTYNLVIKKVYPEVQNGRFEVDMEFQGDTPKDIRRGQSLQIRLELGDLQEAVLVPRGGFYQKTGGQWIFVVDPSGDFAVKRNIRLGRQNPQVFEVMDGIFPGEQVITSSYDSYGDVDKLMLNK encoded by the coding sequence ATGGACCGGAAAATCGAAAAAAAGACATGGACTCCCAAACGCATTGCGATCATCGGCGGTGGCGCATTGTTTGTTTTTTTCATCGCGTATCAATTTCTCTTCGGAGACAATTCCACGAAGCTCAATGTCAAATCCGACAAAATCACCATCGCCAAAGTGACGAAAGGCCCGTTTCAGGAATTCATACCTGTAACCGGCAACGTCATGCCGATCAAAACGATTTACCTCGACGCGATGGAAGGCGGACGTGTGGACAAACTTTTCGTCGAAGAAGGCGCGATGCTCAAACAAGGCGAAGAGATTCTCAAACTGACGAACACCAATTTGCAAATGGATGTCATGTTTCGCGAAGCGCAGTTATTTGAACAGATCAACAACCTGCGCAATACGCGGTTATCTTACGAACAAACCCGTTTGCGCAACAAAAGCGACCTGATCAATCTGGATTATGAAATTCAGAAACTCAAACGCACGTACGATATTCAGAAAGGCCTGCAATCGCAGAATCTGACCACGCCGCAAGAATTTGAAACCGCACGGGACGAATACGACTACGCCGCCAAGCGGCGCGATCTGCTATTGGAAACCATGCGCCAGGATTCGATCTTGCGCGCCGTGCAGATGCAATCGCTGGAAGCCAGTATCGAGCACATGGGAACCAACCTCAATACCATCAAAGAGAACCTCGCCAATCTTACCATCCGCGCGCCTATCGCAGGGCAACTCACGTCACGCAACGCGGAACTTGGTGAATCCAAACGCTCCGGCGATCGCCTCGGGCAAATCGACGTGCTGGACGGCTTTAAAGTGCGTGCCGGCATTGACGAACACTACATCGCACGAATTCAGATCGGGCAGACCGGCGAATTTGATCTCGCCGGAAAAACGTACAATCTCGTGATCAAAAAAGTTTATCCGGAAGTTCAGAACGGACGTTTTGAAGTGGATATGGAATTTCAAGGCGACACACCTAAGGACATTCGTCGCGGCCAAAGTTTGCAGATCCGTCTGGAATTGGGCGATTTGCAGGAGGCCGTACTTGTACCCCGCGGCGGATTTTATCAAAAAACCGGCGGGCAGTGGATTTTTGTCGTAGATCCGTCCGGCGACTTTGCCGTAAAACGGAATATTCGCCTCGGGCGCCAAAACCCGCAGGTTTTTGAAGTCATGGACGGAATCTTCCCCGGCGAACAAGTCATCACATCCAGCTACGACAGTTACGGTGATGTGGACAAACTCATGCTGAATAAGTAG
- a CDS encoding four helix bundle protein: MNENGMLNLGHKNLDVWKLSIELVTKIYAITENFPKTEMYGITNQLRRAAVSVSSNIAEGAARRSQLERRRYYEIARSSLVEIDTQLEIALRLKFCIRENLHSISDLLNHVFASLSKLVKSTIHKTLTKN, translated from the coding sequence ATGAATGAGAACGGTATGCTGAATTTGGGTCATAAAAATTTAGATGTATGGAAACTGAGTATCGAATTGGTAACTAAAATTTACGCCATAACAGAAAATTTTCCAAAAACAGAGATGTATGGTATCACCAATCAACTTCGGCGAGCGGCGGTGTCGGTTTCATCAAATATCGCCGAAGGCGCTGCACGACGATCTCAACTCGAACGACGTCGCTACTATGAGATTGCGCGTTCTTCTTTAGTAGAAATTGATACGCAATTAGAAATTGCGTTACGCCTGAAGTTTTGCATCAGAGAAAATTTGCATTCTATCTCTGATCTACTAAACCATGTATTTGCCAGTCTTTCTAAATTAGTAAAAAGCACTATCCATAAAACATTAACGAAAAATTAA
- a CDS encoding ABC transporter ATP-binding protein, with protein sequence MIKAKNLNKMYTTDEVETTALNNVNFEINDSEFVAIMGPSGCGKSTLLNIIGLLDNPTSGEYHFVGHEVSRYSERQRSNLRKANIGFVFQSFNLIDELTVYENVELPLLYLGMTASDRKKRVEETLEHMQIMHRRNHFPQQLSGGQQQRVAVSRAVVAKPKLILADEPTGNLDSAHGEEVMRLLTDLNKAGTTIIMVTHSPSHAEYAHRIIHLFDGHIVTENMKEAAKI encoded by the coding sequence ATGATCAAAGCCAAGAATCTAAACAAGATGTACACCACGGACGAAGTGGAAACAACCGCACTGAATAACGTCAACTTTGAAATCAACGACAGCGAGTTCGTCGCAATCATGGGACCATCCGGTTGCGGTAAATCCACGCTGCTCAATATCATCGGCTTACTCGACAATCCGACCAGCGGTGAATATCATTTTGTCGGGCATGAGGTATCACGCTACTCCGAGCGCCAACGTTCCAATCTGCGCAAAGCCAATATCGGTTTTGTGTTTCAGAGTTTTAACCTCATCGACGAACTGACGGTGTATGAAAATGTCGAGTTGCCGCTTTTGTATCTCGGTATGACGGCATCGGATCGTAAAAAACGCGTCGAAGAAACCCTGGAACATATGCAAATCATGCACCGCCGCAATCACTTTCCGCAACAACTTTCCGGCGGTCAGCAGCAGCGTGTGGCCGTGTCGCGCGCCGTCGTCGCCAAACCCAAACTGATCCTCGCCGACGAACCTACGGGTAACCTTGATTCCGCGCACGGTGAAGAAGTGATGCGCCTGCTGACCGACCTCAACAAAGCCGGCACCACCATCATCATGGTAACGCACTCCCCGTCGCATGCCGAATATGCGCACCGCATCATTCACCTCTTCGACGGTCACATCGTGACGGAGAACATGAAAGAAGCGGCTAAGATATAA
- a CDS encoding ABC transporter permease, which translates to MIRNYLKIAIRNMQKNALHTFFNVLGLAMGIACCITVYIFVDTMLNMDTAHREAERIFTINHVRLINNREEFWGLSKGPLGPAIKNDFPEVTDFIRLDDNNAVVKRGDLIFNEDIRFADANFFSMFTFSLASGVGSDLTQKNAIFLSEEKALKYFGDQNPVGQTLTLIFEGEKRLEFVVKGVAKKFPRNTSFAFNFLVNYENIKDIYPQADRWTYNVSATFIKLHRPEDAFKVEQGLSRYLALQNESNPNQPAQRFYLDNLLTMSKNSWQVRGDISGGTNPHGIYTLTFIAALVMLMACFNYINIAVASAARRFKEIGIRKVVGGTRGQLVKQFLTENFITTLTALGLGIVFAETLTIPFFNSIIQGNTVLAFDISADLRVVIFLAVLTSSIGLLAGLYPSLYMSSFKPVNILKDVQKIDGNRWLGKTLLVLQFSISLFAVIAGIIFTQNAEYIKTLDYGYEDDQIVALYFKQSAQFHQFEQKIRQDSRIHAIAGSAHHAGRNIMGNVVYESNGAPSQANVMRVGSDYIQTLALRMKQGRAFDRAMTTDAENSAIVNATLVKAQGWTEPIGQRLKMNDKELTVVGVVEDFFYRSYHRAIDPCILTMIPDDEYRFMSIKVAPEHVLSIRPLLESTWHEILPDEPFDMIYQNEIFLEDLTEDEQVKNVFLYVAIMTLMIAAMGLFALVSLSIAKRTKEIGIRKVLGASVAHVIHLVNRDFYWLIGIASVIIFPIAFFLLTNLLNSIYAVHVDITALPFILSVLIFGLVAAITIGMRVYGVAKENPVHALKYE; encoded by the coding sequence ATGATCAGGAATTATTTGAAAATCGCGATACGGAATATGCAAAAAAATGCTTTGCATACTTTTTTTAACGTATTGGGACTGGCGATGGGTATCGCATGCTGTATCACGGTATATATATTCGTGGATACGATGCTCAATATGGATACCGCGCATCGCGAGGCCGAACGTATATTCACGATCAATCACGTTCGCCTGATCAATAACCGCGAAGAATTCTGGGGTTTGTCCAAAGGACCGCTTGGCCCGGCTATTAAAAACGACTTTCCGGAAGTCACTGATTTTATCCGTCTGGATGACAATAATGCCGTGGTCAAGCGCGGCGATCTTATCTTTAACGAAGATATTCGTTTTGCCGACGCCAATTTCTTTTCCATGTTCACCTTTTCATTGGCTTCCGGTGTCGGCAGCGATCTGACTCAGAAAAACGCCATTTTTTTGAGCGAAGAAAAAGCGCTGAAATATTTTGGCGATCAAAATCCTGTCGGTCAAACGTTGACTTTGATTTTTGAAGGCGAAAAACGTTTGGAGTTTGTCGTCAAAGGTGTGGCCAAAAAATTTCCCCGCAACACCAGTTTCGCATTCAACTTTCTCGTCAATTACGAAAACATCAAAGATATTTACCCCCAAGCGGATCGCTGGACTTACAACGTCAGCGCTACATTTATCAAGCTGCATCGTCCGGAAGATGCGTTCAAAGTAGAACAGGGGCTTTCCCGATATTTGGCGCTTCAAAATGAAAGCAATCCCAATCAGCCCGCGCAGCGTTTTTATCTCGACAATCTGCTCACGATGTCTAAAAATTCGTGGCAGGTACGCGGTGATATTTCCGGCGGTACCAATCCGCACGGCATTTACACACTGACTTTCATCGCCGCACTGGTCATGCTGATGGCCTGCTTTAACTATATCAATATAGCCGTGGCCTCGGCGGCACGTCGTTTTAAAGAAATCGGAATTCGCAAAGTCGTCGGCGGAACCCGCGGGCAACTCGTCAAACAATTTCTGACAGAAAATTTTATTACCACGCTGACGGCTTTAGGTTTAGGTATCGTGTTTGCAGAAACTCTTACCATACCATTTTTTAATTCCATCATACAAGGCAACACGGTATTAGCGTTTGATATTTCCGCTGATCTGCGCGTTGTTATTTTTTTAGCCGTACTGACCTCTTCGATCGGACTTTTAGCAGGGCTGTATCCGTCGTTGTACATGAGTTCGTTCAAACCTGTTAACATTCTCAAAGATGTTCAAAAAATAGACGGCAACCGTTGGTTGGGTAAAACGCTTCTCGTATTACAATTTTCCATTTCACTTTTTGCGGTCATCGCCGGCATTATTTTTACACAAAACGCCGAATACATCAAAACTTTGGATTACGGCTACGAAGATGATCAGATCGTCGCTTTGTATTTCAAACAATCCGCGCAGTTTCATCAATTTGAACAAAAAATACGGCAGGACTCGAGAATTCACGCCATCGCCGGTTCCGCGCATCACGCCGGACGCAATATCATGGGAAATGTCGTTTATGAATCCAACGGTGCGCCGTCCCAAGCTAACGTCATGCGCGTGGGTTCCGACTACATACAGACTTTGGCTTTGCGCATGAAACAAGGACGCGCTTTTGATCGTGCGATGACGACCGACGCTGAAAATAGCGCCATCGTCAATGCGACCTTAGTCAAGGCACAAGGATGGACGGAACCTATAGGACAGCGCCTCAAAATGAACGACAAAGAATTGACTGTCGTCGGTGTCGTGGAAGATTTTTTTTACCGTTCGTACCACCGCGCCATAGACCCTTGTATCCTGACGATGATACCGGACGACGAATACCGTTTCATGTCCATCAAAGTAGCGCCGGAACACGTTTTGTCTATTCGTCCGTTATTGGAATCAACATGGCACGAGATTTTGCCGGACGAACCGTTTGACATGATTTATCAAAATGAAATTTTTCTGGAAGATCTGACGGAGGATGAGCAAGTAAAAAACGTGTTTCTGTATGTCGCCATCATGACCTTAATGATCGCCGCGATGGGGTTATTTGCTTTGGTATCGCTATCCATCGCCAAACGGACGAAAGAAATCGGTATTCGCAAAGTACTGGGCGCATCCGTAGCGCACGTGATACACCTT